The Mauremys mutica isolate MM-2020 ecotype Southern chromosome 1, ASM2049712v1, whole genome shotgun sequence genome has a segment encoding these proteins:
- the LOC123348596 gene encoding coiled-coil domain-containing protein 70-like, translating to MLELNDGMSSCFPLLHPSSHQMQLNQALWKENQLLQEENQVLREENKAFRVENKVFHKDNQALRAENQALSDDNKILQERKMDYFEEKKFLEKQEKALRKQNKALWEEIKALQEQEIAFQMEEKALQEETVALWEENKAFQAQIKALQKDEIALQEEEKALQNQGKALQEEKIALREENRALHEENKALQKEKKALDEENKALQEWNKILHGEE from the coding sequence ATGCTTGAACTCAATGATGGCATGAGCAGCTgtttccctctgctgcacccttCCTCCCACCAGATGCAGCTTAATCAAGCTCTCTGGAAGGAGAACCAGTTGCttcaagaggagaatcaggtcctccGGGAAGAGAACAAGGCTTTCCGTGTGGAGAACAAGGTCTTCCACAAAGATAATCAAGCCCTTCGAGCAGAGAACCAAGCCCTTTCTGATGACAACAAGATCCTCCAGGAGAGGAAAATGGATTACTTTGAAGAGAAAAAGTTTCTTGAGAAGCAGGAAAAGGCCCTCCGAAAACAGAACAAAGCCCTTTGGGAAGAAATCAAGGCTCTCCAAGAACAGGAAATAGCCTTCCAAATGGAGGAAAAAGCACTTCAGGAAGAGACTGTGGCCCTATGGGAAGAGAACAAGGCCTTCCAAGCGCAGATTAAGGCTCTCCAGAAGGATGAGATAGCCCTTCAGGAAGAGGAAAAGGCCCTTCAGAATCAGGGGAAAGCCCTCCAGGAGGAAAAAATTGCCCTTCGTGAGGAGAACAGGGCCCTCCATGAAGAGAACAAGGCCCTTCAAAAGGAGAAGAAAGCCCTTGATGAGGAGAACAAAGCCCTCCAAGAATGGAACAAGATCCTTCATGGAGAGGAATAA